A part of Miscanthus floridulus cultivar M001 chromosome 6, ASM1932011v1, whole genome shotgun sequence genomic DNA contains:
- the LOC136456874 gene encoding uncharacterized protein: protein MRPRGRGDDVEDDDDDDEDEYEDITPPRRTPGPEADPAPAPSPSPSPSPSPSPTPAPAPPQPTRAPLSSLVVRPPRPQENGGGSSPYSPSARSPSPSAGGHRGRGASLPRRRRDFSPPPPRGWERRRSPPRPPPERRRPGSPPPQRRRFTPPPRFQPPRHPRFYDEQQGYGMHAGPSPPRPRRAEASKFDDDVGPRYTHGYRGNGRGGARFREGSPPYGRGGRSNGRGYGAPHGKDFINIDGQYVHRNDPNLSPREGDWICQNPNCGNLNFARRTHCNNCNKFRYSAHDAYEPRRSPPFRSYPSSPRGPQRMVGPPGDRAPAREMTRYRSPPHGWGASDPRAYAARSPPERAGRFTDPSPKERMGFRGERDPRDRVKFEWSATDDYIQTERPHDGYLDRSRRHSGSPRGNWGNDLRDRSRSPPRNRPMKSSFNGRGRPDDYAADLYASRGRPNGMEAGRGRGHVYRQGSGPYPGEGRGDRRARNEDGY from the exons ATGAGGCCGCGCGGAAGGGGCGACGACGTCgaagacgacgatgacgatgacgaggacGAGTACGAGGACATCACGCCGCCTCGAAGAACGCCAGGGCCCGAGGCcgaccccgcccccgccccctcgCCCtcaccctcgccctcgccctcgccctcgcccacccccgcccccgccccgccGCAGCCCACGCGTGCCCCGCTCAGCAGCCTCGTCGTTAGGCCGCCGCGGCCGCAGGAGAACGGCGGCGGATCCTCCCCGTACTCACCCTCCGCCCGCTCGCCCTCTCCCAGCGCCggcggacaccgaggccgcggggcCTCGCTCCCGCGGCGACGGCGGGACTTCTCACCGCCGCCTCCCCGCGGTTGGGAGAGGCGCCGGTCGCCTCCGCGGCCGCCTCCGGAGAGGCGGCGTCCTGGGAGCCCGCCGCCTCAGCGGCGACGCTTCACGCCACCGCCCCGGTTCCAGCCACCGCGGCATCCGCGCTTCTACGATGAGCAGCAAG GATATGGAATGCATGCAGGCCCTTCGCCACCACGCCCACGCAGAGCAGAAGCCAGCAAATTTGATGATGATGTTGGTCCACGTTACACCCATGGATATCGAGGGAATGGTAGAGGAGGTGCAAGGTTCCGAGAGGGTTCTCCACCATATGGAAGAGGAGGCAGATCGAATGGGAGAGGCTATGGCGCTCCACATGgaaaggatttcattaatattgATGGACAATATGTTCACCGAAATGACCCAAATCTTTCGCCAAGAGAAGGTGACTGGATATGCCAGAACCCTAA CTGTGGAAATCTCAATTTTGCTCGGCGCACTCACTGTAACAACTGCAACAAGTTTCGCTATTCAGCGCACGACGCATATGAGCCTAGGCGCAGCCCCCCCTTCAGGAGTTACCCCAGCTCTCCACGAGGGCCTCAAAGGATGGTTGGCCCACCTGGTGATCGTGCCCCTGCAAGAGAGATGACCAGGTACAGATCACCACCTCATGGTTGGGGAGCAAGTGATCCTAGGGCATATGCAGCTCGATCCCCACCAGAACGTGCAGGACGGTTTACAGATCCATCGCCTAAGGAAAGAATGGGCTTCCGTGGTGAGCGCGACCCAAGGGACCGTGTGAAATTTGAGTGGTCTGCCACTGATGACTACATTCAGACGGAGCGCCCACATGATGGTTATCTTGACAGGAGTCGGCGTCACTCAGGATCTCCTCGTGGTAACTGGGGAAATGATCTGCGTGACAGAAGCCGCTCTCCTCCAAGGAACAGGCCTATGAAGAGTTCCTTCAATGGCAGAGGTCGACCTGATGACTATGCTGCTGATCTATATGCCAGCCGAGGTAGACCCAATGGTATGGAGGCTGGCCGTGGGCGTGGGCATGTTTACAGACAAGGCAGTGGCCCGTACCCTGGTGAGGGTCGAGGTGACCGACGTGCTAGGAACGAAGATGGCTATTAG